From Pseudomonadota bacterium, a single genomic window includes:
- the truB gene encoding tRNA pseudouridine(55) synthase TruB: MTIEAGIFPIDKPVGPTSFRVVQQVRRALGIKKTGHAGTLDPFASGLLVVCVGRPATRLVPWLMDGEKVYEAELCLGLETETFDLEGEIVARNEVGDIGEETISRCLASFTGSQLQVPPLYSALKHKGKPLYYYARKGIEISREARKVEIPEIKCLDFSRNILKIKVRCSKGTYIRTLASDIGRVLGCGACLSGLRRLQSGFLSVAEAVDGNVLADGVAAAEEILMQRMITVETVRSRLLI, encoded by the coding sequence GTGACGATAGAAGCTGGAATTTTTCCTATAGACAAGCCGGTGGGGCCAACTTCTTTCAGGGTTGTCCAGCAGGTCAGACGAGCCCTGGGAATCAAGAAAACAGGGCATGCCGGAACCTTGGACCCATTTGCCTCGGGTTTACTCGTGGTGTGTGTCGGCCGCCCGGCAACCAGGCTTGTTCCGTGGCTGATGGATGGCGAGAAGGTTTATGAAGCCGAGCTGTGCCTTGGGCTTGAAACCGAAACTTTTGATCTGGAAGGAGAAATCGTCGCCAGAAATGAAGTGGGTGATATCGGCGAAGAGACGATATCACGCTGTCTGGCCTCATTCACCGGCAGTCAATTGCAGGTTCCACCTTTGTATTCAGCCTTGAAGCACAAAGGAAAACCGCTTTATTATTATGCGAGAAAAGGGATCGAGATCAGCAGGGAAGCGAGAAAGGTGGAAATCCCGGAGATAAAATGTCTTGATTTCTCCCGGAATATATTGAAGATAAAAGTCCGATGCAGTAAAGGCACCTATATCCGGACCCTGGCTTCTGATATCGGCAGGGTACTTGGTTGCGGTGCCTGCCTGTCTGGTTTGCGGCGGTTGCAGAGCGGTTTCCTGTCGGTTGCCGAGGCCGTTGATGGCAACGTTTTAGCCGATGGGGTGGCTGCTGCAGAAGAGATTTTAATGCAACGGATGATCACGGTGGAAACTGTGAGGAGCAGATTGCTTATATAG
- a CDS encoding bifunctional oligoribonuclease/PAP phosphatase NrnA translates to MIKPPDEVVATIAGANRILLATHIYPDGDALGSQLALSEILKSLGKDVVLYAEEEVGHLYEFMPGCRNLVTKLPALSGFDCAVAVDCGDQARLGRERERLLSVHPFVMIDHHAGHKPFGDIQWVDSKRASTGEMICDLAAALKADISYEAAYCLYAAIVSDTGSFKYSSTTADTFRVAGELIGKGVKPSEVAGKLFDNFTSNRLQLLQMVLDSLELFHKNRVAVIKATGEMFARTGTVQADTENFINYPRSLTTVKVAVFIKESRDGMISVSLRSKGSGYDVARIAGSFGGGGHCNAAGFKLKGATVAEIQEKLLHELGPLVSEH, encoded by the coding sequence ATGATCAAGCCTCCTGACGAAGTAGTCGCGACCATTGCCGGTGCAAACAGAATTCTGCTGGCCACCCATATATACCCGGATGGCGATGCTCTCGGGTCACAGCTGGCGCTTTCCGAGATTCTCAAATCCCTTGGCAAGGATGTCGTATTATATGCAGAGGAGGAGGTCGGACACCTGTATGAATTCATGCCGGGGTGTCGGAACCTGGTGACGAAACTGCCGGCGCTGTCGGGATTTGATTGCGCGGTGGCGGTTGACTGTGGTGACCAGGCACGCCTTGGTCGTGAAAGAGAGCGGTTGTTGAGCGTTCACCCTTTTGTGATGATTGACCATCACGCCGGGCATAAACCCTTTGGCGATATTCAATGGGTCGACAGTAAACGCGCCTCTACCGGAGAGATGATTTGTGACCTGGCTGCGGCCCTCAAAGCGGATATTTCCTATGAGGCCGCCTACTGTCTTTATGCCGCAATTGTCTCCGACACCGGTTCTTTTAAGTATTCTTCGACTACGGCTGATACGTTCAGGGTGGCCGGCGAATTGATCGGCAAAGGGGTCAAACCCTCCGAGGTTGCCGGCAAGCTCTTTGATAATTTCACCTCGAACCGGTTGCAGCTCCTCCAGATGGTTCTTGATTCCCTTGAGCTGTTTCACAAGAACAGGGTTGCGGTGATCAAAGCGACCGGCGAGATGTTTGCCCGCACCGGAACGGTCCAGGCGGATACCGAGAATTTTATAAATTATCCCCGATCGCTGACGACGGTGAAGGTGGCGGTCTTCATCAAAGAAAGCAGAGACGGGATGATTTCCGTAAGCTTGCGTTCGAAGGGCAGTGGTTATGATGTGGCGAGGATTGCAGGTTCCTTCGGTGGTGGCGGACACTGCAATGCTGCCGGATTCAAATTAAAAGGTGCCACGGTTGCCGAGATTCAGGAGAAACTCCTGCATGAACTTGGGCCTCTGGTCTCTGAACATTAG